One segment of Methylotenera versatilis 79 DNA contains the following:
- a CDS encoding Trm112 family protein: MDSKLLNILVCPVTKGPLILDKKNNELISKSARLAYPIRDGIPVMLQEEARKIGPDEKIGTDEKAAQ, translated from the coding sequence ATGGATTCTAAATTACTCAATATCTTAGTCTGTCCCGTTACCAAAGGGCCATTGATTTTGGATAAAAAAAACAATGAACTCATTTCTAAATCTGCGCGATTAGCTTATCCCATTCGTGATGGGATTCCGGTGATGTTGCAGGAAGAAGCGCGAAAAATCGGCCCGGATGAAAAAATAGGCACTGACGAAAAAGCGGCCCAGTAA
- a CDS encoding ExbD/TolR family protein produces MNFQRGKRHEELEMNLVPLIDVLLVIIIFLVVSATFARTSELQINLPTAEASTPQEKPLIITVEVDASGRYLVNGNEVGGGSVDEISAALTKAVGAGKDPTIVINADAKSTHQSVVNVMEASRLANYTHITFATQLRQGK; encoded by the coding sequence ATGAATTTTCAACGTGGTAAACGGCACGAAGAACTAGAGATGAATCTAGTGCCTTTAATTGATGTGCTATTAGTGATTATCATTTTCTTGGTGGTCAGTGCGACTTTTGCACGCACCAGCGAATTACAGATTAACTTACCAACCGCTGAAGCCAGCACACCACAAGAAAAACCTCTGATTATTACGGTAGAGGTCGATGCGAGTGGTCGTTATCTAGTAAATGGCAATGAAGTAGGCGGCGGTAGTGTCGATGAGATTTCTGCTGCGTTGACTAAAGCCGTTGGCGCTGGAAAAGATCCGACAATCGTGATTAATGCGGATGCGAAATCGACGCATCAATCGGTAGTTAACGTGATGGAAGCATCAAGATTAGCGAATTACACACACATCACATTCGCCACACAGCTTCGACAAGGCAAGTAG
- the msbA gene encoding lipid A export permease/ATP-binding protein MsbA: MSRSSRKKEAIPHIVNAKLLYLRLFRYAWKYKIYFLVSITALVILSASNTGFLALIKKVTDDGFVKQSADQVLILPFMLFGLMAIRALAGFASTYYMRWIARHVVEVIRNEAFSKLMLLPVSYFDAGSSSVTVSKLTYDTERLSTVSTRVALSVIQDALTAVGLLGYMLYLDWKLTLIFVVVTPLMAIYLRKMTPRLRSSAKRVQESMGDMTKAAEEAIAGQRIVKIFGAGEYETNRFGKIVGNNRNIELRLTRISGLNSLVIEFLAAIALGLVVYYAIGKFSAGEFAAFVGALLMLIAPIKHLTAANEEFQIGLAAAQSVFEIIDSQSEINDGEKIIQRAKGGIEFKNVSLRYNNAKKLALNNLSFTIQPGEKLALVGRSGGGKTTMVNLLPRFYELQQGFILLDGIDIRALELKNLRSQYSLVSQDIVLFNDTVFNNIAYGALRDSTEEEVIEAAKAAHAWEFIQQLPDGLQNEIGDRGVRLSGGQRQRIAIARAILKNAPILLLDEATSALDTESEQFVQAALDTLMQGRTTIVIAHRLSTIENSDRILVMDQGEIVESGSHQELIAKNGYYSKLYQKEFD, translated from the coding sequence ATGTCGAGATCCTCACGTAAAAAAGAAGCTATTCCGCACATTGTTAACGCAAAGTTACTTTATTTGCGTCTGTTTCGCTATGCCTGGAAATATAAAATCTATTTTTTAGTTAGTATTACTGCGCTGGTTATCTTGTCTGCCAGCAATACTGGCTTTTTGGCACTGATTAAAAAAGTGACCGATGATGGTTTCGTTAAACAATCTGCGGATCAAGTGCTTATATTGCCGTTCATGTTGTTTGGCTTAATGGCAATTCGCGCTTTGGCGGGCTTTGCTTCCACCTATTACATGCGCTGGATAGCGCGTCATGTGGTCGAAGTGATTAGAAACGAAGCGTTCAGCAAACTCATGTTATTGCCTGTTAGCTATTTTGATGCGGGCTCTTCGAGCGTAACCGTTTCTAAACTCACTTATGATACAGAACGTCTTTCTACCGTTTCAACTCGTGTCGCGTTATCCGTTATTCAAGATGCATTAACCGCAGTTGGTTTGCTGGGTTATATGCTGTATTTAGATTGGAAATTGACACTAATTTTTGTGGTCGTTACGCCATTAATGGCAATTTATTTGCGCAAAATGACGCCTAGATTGCGCAGCAGTGCTAAGCGTGTGCAAGAATCCATGGGCGATATGACCAAAGCGGCTGAAGAGGCGATTGCAGGTCAGCGTATCGTCAAGATTTTTGGTGCAGGTGAGTATGAAACAAATCGATTTGGCAAAATCGTTGGCAACAATCGTAATATTGAATTACGCTTAACGCGCATTTCTGGCTTAAATAGCTTGGTGATTGAATTTTTGGCGGCGATTGCCTTGGGTTTAGTGGTTTATTACGCGATCGGTAAATTTAGTGCTGGTGAGTTTGCTGCATTTGTCGGTGCTTTATTGATGTTAATTGCGCCAATTAAACATTTAACCGCAGCAAATGAAGAGTTTCAGATTGGTTTGGCCGCAGCGCAAAGCGTGTTTGAGATCATTGATAGTCAGTCAGAAATCAATGATGGTGAAAAAATCATTCAACGTGCCAAAGGCGGCATTGAATTTAAAAATGTGAGCTTACGTTATAACAACGCCAAAAAACTGGCATTGAATAACTTAAGTTTTACCATTCAACCCGGGGAAAAGTTGGCTCTAGTGGGGCGTTCTGGTGGTGGTAAAACCACGATGGTGAATTTATTGCCACGTTTTTATGAGTTGCAACAAGGCTTCATTTTGCTGGATGGTATAGATATTCGCGCGTTGGAATTGAAAAATCTGCGCAGTCAGTATTCATTAGTCAGTCAAGATATCGTGTTGTTTAATGACACCGTTTTCAACAATATTGCTTATGGCGCACTACGCGATTCGACTGAAGAAGAAGTGATTGAAGCGGCCAAAGCAGCACACGCATGGGAATTTATTCAGCAGTTGCCAGATGGTTTGCAAAATGAGATTGGCGATAGAGGCGTGCGCTTATCTGGTGGTCAGCGTCAGCGTATTGCCATTGCGCGTGCCATCCTTAAAAATGCGCCTATTTTATTGTTAGACGAAGCAACTAGTGCCCTGGATACGGAGTCTGAACAATTCGTACAAGCAGCTTTAGATACTTTAATGCAAGGCCGCACGACGATTGTGATTGCACATCGCCTCAGCACGATTGAAAATTCCGATAGAATTTTGGTGATGGATCAAGGCGAAATTGTCGAATCTGGCTCTCATCAGGAGTTAATCGCTAAAAATGGCTACTACAGTAAGTTATACCAAAAAGAATTTGATTAA
- a CDS encoding MotA/TolQ/ExbB proton channel family protein: MWEIILAAGWPIWPLIIASIIALAIIGERSWALRKEVVTPTNLLPEVQKWLNQGGITKETLTKLERHSLLGEVFASALANAKSSREITKEAIEETGRAVAHKLERYLPTLGTIATVAPLLGLLGTVIGMVELFGSFTNSGHDVAQFARGISVALYNTAAGIVVAVPAMITYRYFRAKVDGLLVDMEQQAIKLVEILHDERK; the protein is encoded by the coding sequence GTGTGGGAAATTATTCTGGCCGCTGGCTGGCCAATTTGGCCGTTAATTATTGCTTCAATCATTGCGTTAGCTATTATCGGTGAGCGTTCATGGGCGCTACGCAAAGAAGTTGTCACCCCCACAAATTTACTACCTGAAGTACAAAAATGGTTAAACCAAGGCGGCATAACGAAAGAAACATTAACTAAACTTGAAAGACATTCATTATTAGGCGAAGTATTTGCCAGTGCTTTAGCGAATGCTAAAAGCTCACGTGAAATCACTAAAGAAGCCATTGAAGAAACTGGCCGTGCAGTTGCGCATAAATTAGAGCGTTATCTGCCTACATTAGGTACGATTGCGACAGTGGCGCCATTGCTGGGCTTGCTTGGTACGGTAATTGGTATGGTTGAGTTGTTCGGTTCGTTCACCAATAGCGGCCACGATGTAGCCCAGTTTGCACGCGGTATTTCAGTAGCACTTTATAATACGGCAGCAGGTATTGTCGTTGCTGTGCCTGCAATGATCACGTATCGTTATTTCCGTGCAAAAGTAGATGGTTTGTTGGTTGATATGGAACAGCAAGCGATTAAGTTGGTAGAGATTCTGCACGACGAACGCAAATAA
- the lpxK gene encoding tetraacyldisaccharide 4'-kinase — protein MTLTQEIIKRAWRKKNALYYVVLVPLSWLFALLTLLRRMAYKQGLLKSHALPVPVIIVGNIHVGGSGKTPVVIWLVQHLKQLGFHPAVISRGYGGSTKLATAVNANSNPKIVGDEPVLIANRCGCPIWVGANRMQVGAELLKAHPECNVIISDDGLQHYRLRRDMEIAVIDSENYLNNANLLPAGSLRESISRLQTVDAVIKNGQLSTEINHPASVENAYLMQLIGSEFYNLADPTLKATAADFKRKSVKALAGIGNPARFFEHLRQLGLNFASASFDDHHPFTAFDLAKMECDVLLMTEKDAVKCKEFAKSNYWVLPIEANIEGDLMQLVLQKLQHRKH, from the coding sequence ATGACTCTAACTCAAGAAATTATTAAACGCGCGTGGCGTAAAAAAAATGCACTTTATTATGTTGTGTTGGTACCACTTTCTTGGCTTTTTGCGCTGCTAACCTTATTAAGGCGCATGGCTTATAAGCAAGGTTTGCTTAAATCGCATGCATTGCCAGTTCCTGTGATTATCGTCGGTAATATTCACGTGGGTGGTAGCGGCAAAACGCCCGTGGTTATTTGGTTGGTGCAGCATTTGAAACAGTTAGGTTTTCATCCCGCGGTCATCAGTCGCGGCTATGGCGGTAGCACCAAATTAGCTACCGCAGTTAACGCTAACAGTAATCCAAAAATAGTGGGTGATGAGCCAGTACTAATCGCAAATCGGTGTGGTTGCCCAATTTGGGTCGGTGCAAACCGCATGCAAGTTGGCGCTGAGTTGCTAAAGGCACATCCAGAATGTAATGTGATTATCAGCGACGATGGCTTGCAGCATTACCGTTTACGGCGTGATATGGAAATTGCAGTTATCGATAGCGAAAATTATTTAAACAACGCTAATTTGTTGCCTGCCGGATCATTAAGAGAGTCTATTAGTCGCCTGCAAACGGTTGACGCTGTGATCAAAAATGGACAATTAAGTACAGAAATAAATCATCCAGCAAGTGTTGAAAATGCTTACTTAATGCAGTTAATTGGCTCAGAATTTTACAATCTAGCGGATCCTACTTTGAAAGCAACGGCTGCTGATTTTAAGCGTAAAAGTGTGAAAGCGCTGGCGGGAATTGGCAACCCAGCCCGTTTTTTTGAGCATTTACGTCAATTAGGTTTAAACTTTGCTTCAGCTAGTTTCGATGATCATCATCCATTTACTGCATTTGATCTGGCAAAAATGGAATGTGATGTTTTATTGATGACTGAAAAAGATGCCGTAAAATGTAAAGAATTTGCCAAGTCAAATTATTGGGTGTTGCCGATTGAGGCGAACATTGAAGGCGATTTGATGCAGCTAGTGTTGCAAAAATTGCAGCATCGCAAGCATTAA